One window of Trifolium pratense cultivar HEN17-A07 linkage group LG5, ARS_RC_1.1, whole genome shotgun sequence genomic DNA carries:
- the LOC123886476 gene encoding uncharacterized protein LOC123886476 produces MSKRMIVDALATMANAFAHDADNRSVERVAQENQRGNEDELRFERFLRNKPPTFAGGYDLEGSHKWLEDLREEADYWWNNVNQRLGVGGVVVTWAMFKREFLIKYFPADVKNRKVIEFMELKQGNMSVAEYSVKFQSLYRFAPHYNTIEAEHDKCVKFESGLRPEIKHLIGFSEIRDFPTLVNKSRICDEDGRARANHYKMTNEKRGKDGNRWKPYDNKGKKHAENNSGKKDVKCFKCGVWGHKADECRSQGSKCFRCGRFGHKSKDCKNPIPCFNCNEEGCNTQTH; encoded by the exons ATGTCTAAGAGGATGATTGTGGATGCCTTGGCTACTATGGCCAATGCCTTTGCACATGATGCAGACAACCGGTCTGTGGAAAGAGTAGCACAAGAGAACCAAAGGGGTAATGAAGATGAGTTAAGGTTCGAGAGATTCTTGAGGAATAAACCACCTACTTTTGCTGGAGGATACGACCTAGAGGGATCTCATAAGTGGTTAGAGGAT CTGAGAGAAGAAGCCGACTATTGGTGGAATAATGTAAATCAAAGACTTGGAGTTGGAGGTGTTGTGGTTACTTGGGCAATGTTTAAGAGGGAATTTTTGATCAAGTATTTTCcagctgatgtgaagaatagaAAAGTTATTGAGTTTATGGAGTTGAAACAAGGTAACATGTCTGTTGCAGAGTATTCTGTTAAGTTTCAGTCCTTGTATAGGTTTGCACCACACTACAACACTATTGAGGCCGAGCATGataagtgtgtgaagtttgagaGTGGTCTGAGGCCTGAGATTAAACATTTGATCGGATTTTCTGAGATTAGAGACTTTCCAACATTGGTAAACAAGAGTCGTATATGTGATGAAGATGGAAGAGCTAGAGCGAACCACTACAAGATGACTAATGAAAAAAGAGGCAAGGATGGGAACCGTTGGAAGCCCTATGATAACAAAGGGAAGAAGCATGCTGAGAATAATAGTGGTAAGAAAGACGTGAAATGTTTCAAATGTGGAGTTTGGGGGCACAAAGCAGATGAGTGCAGGAGTCAAGGTTCAAAATGCTTTAGGTGTGGAAGATTTGGTCACAAGTCTAAGGATTGCAAGAACCCAATCCCTTGTTTCAACTGCAATGAGGAGggttgtaacacccaaacccattaa
- the LOC123886477 gene encoding uncharacterized protein LOC123886477, with translation MGIWNNNMWSWKLNWMEALDDVDIESFNELHQLLEQVRPNRASSDRRRWSSNSDCSFSVRSAYMVLQDRRVGTLDTYTVAALKRLWKNNVPLKISVFGWRLLLEKLPTREALFRKENICLVGH, from the exons ATGGGGATATGGAATAACAATATGTGGTCTTGGAAACTCAATTGGATGGAAGCACTTGATGATGTAGATATTGAATCCTTCAATGAATTGCATCAATTGCTTGAACAAGTTCGGCCTAACAGAGCTTCTAGCGACAGGCGAAGATGGTCATCAAATTCTGATTGTTCTTTTTCGGTTCGATCAGCGTACATGGTTTTGCAGGACAGACGTGTAGGTACTCTGGATACATATACAGTGGCAGCATTGAAAAGATTATGGAAGAACAATGTTCCATTAAAAATTAGTGTTTTCGGTTGGCGgttgttacttgaaaaattaccaaCCCGGGAGGCTTTATTTCGCAAAG aaaatatttgtttggttgggcACTAA